GTAGTTAATGTGATTTTTGAAACCATTCAAACAGATTGAATACATATAATTTTCATGAGCTTCCTTCTTGCTTAATCTTTGGAGGTTAATTATTATGAAATCCTTGACCGCTTTTTTCCGAATGTGTCTCATATGAATGTTTCAGTTTTGCAATTTCAAAGCCAGACATGGGAAAGGTTTCTGAGTTTAAACTATTCACCAATGGCTCATGAAATTGGAGTGCAGGTGAACATTATGGTAACTTAGGAGCAGAAATCAGCAGATCTCTAGTAATTAGAGGATGTTGATTATTGTAGAATAAAATTGTAGTTTGGAAGGGATTATTCCTCTGAAATGTTATTAAACACGAATGTAAATAtaattccctctttttctctgatGTACCCATGTTCTACTTTTATTTTAGTATCAGCCAAACCGAGGCCCCACAGTGATGAATATTCAAAGAAGATTCCTCCTCCCAAACCAAAGAGGAATCCAAACACGCAGCTCAGCACATCCTTCGACGAAACATATATCAAAAAGCACGGTCCCTTGAAGACATCCCTGACCCGGGATACTTCCCTGTCCCAGGTCAGCAGCCCAGCCCTGGAtgcggaggaagaggagcccgTTTATATCGAAATGGTGGGGAATATCCTACGAGACTTCAGAAAAGACGACGATGACCAAAGTGAGGCTGTCTATGAGGAAATGAAATATCCTATATTTGATGATGTAGGCCAAGATTCAAAATGTCCGTGCGAACTGGATCATCACAGCTGTTCTTCTCAGTGTGCTACTCCCACGGTGCCTGATGTAGAATTCACCAAGTCCTCTATCCCAGCTACTCCAAAGGGTTTGCTTTGCGATATTCCCCCGCCGTTTCCAAACCTACTTTCTCACAGACCCCCGCTGTTGGTGTTTCCCCCAGCGCCAGTACAGTGTTCCCCCAATTCCGACGAATCTCCTCTAACGCCGCTGGAGGTTACCAAGCTTCCCGTCCTGGAAAATGTGTCTTACATCAAGCAACAAGCTGGAGCCTCCCCGTCGTCACTGCCGACCCACATCCCCGGTCATCAGAAACTAGAGAAAGACCCGGCAGGATCTCACGGACCTTCTTCGGCTCACTCGTCTTCGCCACCCCACCCCTCTACCTTATACAGAACACAGTCTCCTCACGGCTATCCTAAAAGTCACTCAGCCTCACCTTCTCCCGTTAGTATGGGGAGGTCTCTTACCCCCTTAAGCCTCAAAAGACCTCCGCCGTATGATTCTATACATTCAGGAAGTCTCTCTAGAAGCTCCCCATCAGTGCCTCATTCAACAGCCAGAAACGCATCGCAAGAAGGGGGAAAGATGGTAAACGCCTCTGTCAATACCTATGGCTCATCACAGAGTGGTTCACGGTCCAGAACACCTACCAGTCCTCTAGAAGAGCTGACGAGCCTCTTTACCTCAGGACGCAGCTTGCTAAGGAAGTCCTCCAGTGGTCGAAGATCTAAAGAACCTGCAGAGAGTAAGTTTTAATATAACGTGAGTGCACTCAAATTAGTGCTTATGATGTTCAAAATCAGCAAATTACATTCACTTGGGCACGTAATAGATGTACATTTCTCCTTGGGAATCCT
This sequence is a window from Ornithorhynchus anatinus isolate Pmale09 chromosome 7, mOrnAna1.pri.v4, whole genome shotgun sequence. Protein-coding genes within it:
- the NYAP2 gene encoding neuronal tyrosine-phosphorylated phosphoinositide-3-kinase adapter 2, with product MMSSNQEDNTLDSFLQYIEDMGMKAYDGLVIQNASDIARENDRLRNETNLAYLKEKNEKRRKQEEAIKRIGGEVGRGNEGSYVGKHFRMGFMTMPAPQDRLPHPCSSGFSVRSQSLHSVGGTDDESSCCSRKQPPPKPKRDPNTKLSTSSETVNTVTTSKSGKLPDRTEVSAKPRPHSDEYSKKIPPPKPKRNPNTQLSTSFDETYIKKHGPLKTSLTRDTSLSQVSSPALDAEEEEPVYIEMVGNILRDFRKDDDDQSEAVYEEMKYPIFDDVGQDSKCPCELDHHSCSSQCATPTVPDVEFTKSSIPATPKGLLCDIPPPFPNLLSHRPPLLVFPPAPVQCSPNSDESPLTPLEVTKLPVLENVSYIKQQAGASPSSLPTHIPGHQKLEKDPAGSHGPSSAHSSSPPHPSTLYRTQSPHGYPKSHSASPSPVSMGRSLTPLSLKRPPPYDSIHSGSLSRSSPSVPHSTARNASQEGGKMVNASVNTYGSSQSGSRSRTPTSPLEELTSLFTSGRSLLRKSSSGRRSKEPAEKPVDELKIRSHSTEPLPKLENKERGHHGSSSSREPIKAQEWDGTPGPQVVSSRMGRSSVSPTLLAGNTSSEPKVSCRLGRSASTSGVPPPSVTPLRQASDLQQSQVTCMQWLHGDHTMLEMIEKKRCLCKEIKARQKTEKGLCKQDSMPILPSWKKSAGTKKCSPPPYSKQQTVFWDTAI